One region of Hemiscyllium ocellatum isolate sHemOce1 chromosome 4, sHemOce1.pat.X.cur, whole genome shotgun sequence genomic DNA includes:
- the LOC132813597 gene encoding transcriptional regulator Myc-like, whose translation MPLTASATFLGKSYNYDYDYDSFQPVFYDEEENFYQQQLPAPSEDIWKKFELLPTPPLSPSRRPSFSLFPSNADQLEMVTEFLGDDLVNQSFICDADSETVLKSIVLQDCMWSGFSAAAKLEKVVSERLASLQAARKEPGALCISSTLSSSSSPTPLRSPSCNAPASAGAAALTSPAAPSSSAASAAGAAPGHLGMGLGAASSTYLHDLNTSATDCIDPSVVFPYPFAEHKVSLPLPPGAGSPPATDTPSDSEEEQEEDEDEDDYEEEEEDEEEIDVVTVEKRQPSTRKAELNTNTVRVSRPQHSPLVLKRCHVSTHQHNYAAPSPQPPTKRLKVESSRVLKQISTNSKGKCPSPRTSDSEENDKRRTHNVLERQRRNELKLSFFALRDQIPEVAMNDKAAKVVILKKATEHILSIQSNEQRLILEKEQLRRKQEQLKHRLEQLRNSSRQKY comes from the exons ATGCCCCTAACGGCTTCTGCCACTTTTTTGGGCAAGAGCTACAACTACGATTACGACTACGACTCCTTCCAGCCGGTTTTCTACGATGAAGAGGAGAATTTCTACCAGCAGCAGCTGCCGGCTCCGAGTGAGGACATCTGGAAGAAATTCGAGTTGCTGCCGACCCCGCCGCTGTCGCCGAGCCGCAGACCCAGCTTCAGCCTCTTCCCTTCCAATGCCGACCAGTTGGAGATGGTCACCGAGTTCCTGGGCGACGACCTGGTCAACCAGAGCTTCATCTGCGACGCGGACAGCGAGACGGTGCTCAAGTCCATCGTCCTCCAGGACTGTATGTGGAGCGGCTTCTCGGCGGCGGCCaaactggagaaggtggtgagcgAGCGGCTCGCCTCGCTGCAAGCGGCCAGGAAGGAACCGGGAGCCCTCTGCATctcctccaccctttcctcctcttcctccccaACTCCCCTGCGGAGCCCGTCTTGCAACGCCCCCGCGTCGGCCGGGGCTGCCGCCTTGACCTCTCCCGCTGCTCCCAGCTCTTCCGCCGCCTCGGCTGCTGGAGCAGCCCCCGGCCACCTCGGCATGGGGCTGGGCGCTGCTTCCAGCACCTACCTGCACGACCTCAACACTTCGGCCACCGACTGCATCGACCCCTCAGTGGTGTTCCCTTACCCGTTCGCCGAGCACAAAGTGTCCCTGCCCCTCCCTCCGGGAGCCGGCAGCCCCCCCGCCACAGATACGCCGAGTGACTCCG AAGAAGAGCAGGAGGAGGACGAGGACGAGGATGATTATGAGGAGGAAGAAGAGGATGAAGAAGAAATTGACGTGGTCACTGTGGAGAAGAGGCAGCCCTCCACCAGGAAAGCTGAGCTAAACACAAACACGGTCCGggtctcccggcctcagcacagtcCCCTGGTTCTCAAGAGGTGCCATGTCTCCACTCATCAGCATAATTATGCTGCTCCCTCCCCCCAGCCTCCCACCAAGCGTCTCAAGGTGGAGAGTAGTCGAGTGCTCAAGCAGATCAGCACCAACAGCAAGGGGAAGTGCCCAAGCCCGAGGACATCGGACTCTGAGGAGAACGACAAGAGGAGGACGCACAACGTCCTGGAGCGCCAGCGGAGGAATGAGCTGAAACTGAGCTTTTTTGCATTAAGGGATCAAATCCCAGAGGTGGCAATGAATGACAAAGCAGCCAAAGTCGTCATCCTCAAAAAGGCAACGGAACACATATTGTCAATCCAGTCAAATGAACAGAGACTGATATTGGAGAAAGAACAGTTGAGGAGGAAGCAGGAACAACTGAAACACAGGCTTGAGCAGCTGAGGAACTCTAGCAGGCAGAAATATTAA